A stretch of the Candidatus Eisenbacteria bacterium genome encodes the following:
- the prfB gene encoding peptide chain release factor 2 (programmed frameshift): MDWSATKKRLEDGRQILAQLGSFLDIDQRESRAKELEQRMADPGFWDDSEGARRVVNELKSLRRVVEPYRSLHREVDDAEGMATLLTEDPDESLALELEEQSKRLLPRIQDLEIRSLLSEESDASGAILTIHPGAGGTESQDWAEMLLRMYLRFVERRGWSAGVLDRQPGDEAGIKDATIQIDGEMAYGYLKAERGVHRLVRISPYDAQKRRHTSFASVFVYPQAGEDVKVDINEGDLRIDTYRASGAGGQHVNKTESAVRITHLPTGVVVQCQNERSQHRNRDAAMKILAARLYATRLEEEKEKRDSLGGGKKDIAWGSQIRSYVFQPYTQVKDHRTDVVVTDVQAVMDGALDPFIDAYLRLRKESP, translated from the exons ATGGACTGGAGCGCGACCAAGAAGCGGCTCGAGGATGGACGCCAGATCCTGGCGCAGCTCGGGAGTTTTCTT GACATCGACCAGCGAGAATCGAGAGCCAAAGAGCTGGAGCAGCGCATGGCCGATCCGGGATTCTGGGACGACTCGGAGGGCGCGCGCCGCGTCGTCAACGAGCTGAAGTCCCTTCGCCGCGTCGTCGAGCCGTACCGGTCGCTCCACCGCGAGGTGGACGACGCCGAGGGCATGGCGACGCTCCTCACGGAAGATCCAGACGAGTCGCTCGCCCTCGAGCTCGAGGAGCAGTCGAAGCGGCTCCTGCCCCGGATCCAGGACCTCGAGATCCGGAGCCTGCTCTCGGAGGAGAGCGACGCGAGCGGCGCGATCCTCACGATCCATCCCGGCGCCGGGGGCACCGAGTCCCAGGACTGGGCCGAGATGCTCCTCCGGATGTACCTCCGGTTCGTGGAGCGCCGCGGCTGGTCCGCGGGGGTGCTGGACCGCCAGCCGGGGGACGAGGCGGGCATCAAGGACGCCACGATCCAGATCGACGGCGAGATGGCGTACGGCTATCTCAAGGCCGAGCGCGGCGTGCACCGGCTCGTGCGGATCTCGCCCTATGACGCGCAGAAGCGCCGTCACACCTCGTTCGCGTCCGTGTTCGTCTATCCGCAGGCCGGCGAGGACGTGAAGGTCGACATCAACGAGGGAGATCTCCGCATCGACACCTATCGGGCGAGCGGCGCGGGCGGGCAGCACGTGAACAAGACCGAGTCCGCGGTCCGGATCACGCACCTTCCGACGGGCGTCGTCGTGCAGTGCCAGAACGAGCGGTCCCAGCACCGGAACCGGGACGCCGCGATGAAGATCCTCGCGGCGCGGCTCTACGCGACCCGTCTCGAGGAGGAGAAGGAGAAGCGCGACTCCCTGGGCGGCGGCAAGAAGGACATCGCCTGGGGAAGCCAGATCCGGTCCTACGTCTTCCAACCGTATACGCAGGTCAAGGACCATCGCACGGACGTCGTCGTCACGGACGTGCAGGC